The stretch of DNA GTTCATAGCGATACAAAAAATGAATTAGGAAACACAACAACGATCTTGTTTAAGGGAATGTTTTTTGTGTTGGATGTATCGCATTATATGAATGGATATACCCAAATATTGCCTACTTCTACAGAACACAATTTGGAAGGAATTGAGCATTTTATCCCAAAAAAAATAGGCGATTTTTTTAAGAGGGAGGCAATGATAGATATGGAAGAACACCCTGAATTTGGAGAAGAGTTTGTCGTATATAGTAAGGATGAAAAAGAAGCTTTTAGAATTTTAACCCCCAATTTGTTAAAAGCGATTTATGATCTTCGTTATAAATGGAAGGCATCTTTAAGTATCAGTTTTATTGAACGCCAAATTTATATTGCTTTGCCTCACAATAAAAATCTTTTCTACCCCGATATTAGACGCTCTATTCTAAAGGATACAGCTTTAGAAGAAATATATGATGAATTGGGGCTCTGTTTTGCTGTTATTGAGGATCTTAGCCAAGAACATCAACCTAGCGAAAATTGGGAACAGCTGAATAATATAAATTATAAAACAGGGTATTCTAAAAATAATCCTTTTTTGATGTGATTTACCAATAGCTTTAGGTTATCTTTAAATCAATTTTAATGCTTGTTCTTGATTGGTTAATGGCTTTTGGATGAATAATTTGTTGATAATTAGCTTGTTGTTTGTTAGGGTGATTTGACCACACTTAAGATCAAAGACTAGAAGGTTTTATAATGACGAAAACTATTAATGGACACATTAGACGAATATCAAGAACAAATCCAACCCATACTTCAGAAGTTAGAAAAATTGCGTTTGGAACAATTGGCTAAAACCAAGGAATTTCAAGTGTATTATTTGCTTCCTGCTTTGTTGACAATCATTGCAATTCCTGTTTATTGGAAAATTAACCCTGTGATGGCTTTTGTCATTTTTGGAATAGCAGTAGCAGTTGGTATACAGATCGCAACCAATACGGTTAGCCAGCCTTCTCAGGACTATCTTAATAAATTTAAGAAACAAATCTTTACAACTTTTGCTAAAACTTACTTTTCAAAAATCAGTTATCAAATCGAGAAAAAGGTATCGCCTAAAGTTTTCTTAAATAGTGAACTTTTTGAGCAAACGCCATCGGATTATAATGGGAAAGATTGTTTTAGAGGAAAAACCAAAGAAGGTTATAAGTTTCAATTTTCAGAAATTACGGCTCATAAAGAAGATAAATTGCTCTTTGATGGTCTGTTTTTTGAGCTAGAAATGCCAACAAACTTCCAATCTAAGGTTCTTGTGTTACCCAATAAAGGCAAACGAAGCCCTAAAAAAGTACAAACGTTAGAGCAATTGAGCTTAAAAGGATTGACGGCAGATGGTGACCTAGTTGCTGTTGCTAATGTATACCCTAAATTTGAGAAAGATTTTGTTGTGTATAGCCATAGCAAAGAAATGGCTTACTATATTTTGACACCTCCAATTATAGAGGGAATTTATGCTATTTATCAAAAATGGAACTTAAAGCCCCAAATTAGTTTTATTAACAATAGAATCTATGTCGCAATAGCAGCCAAGTACGAAACTTATCTGCCTAATATTCATACTTCTTTGGTCGAAAACGCTGCTTTAATAGAACTCCTACAAGAACTATCAGCTACTTTTGAGGTAATCAACCATCTTTGTGTGGCATCAGCAGCTCCCCCTGAAGATTTGCCAGAAAACGAAGATAATTCAAGTGCGAATGATGATTTTCCTAGTTTAGAAGATTAGGGCGTATAATCAATGCTGCTTAGTGATTTAAATGCAATTTTTTGCAGCGAAATGAATATCAAAAGATGGATCAACAAAAAATTGTAAATGAAGTCCAACCTGCTTTAGTGGATCTAGAACAGCAACGTCAAAAACATTTGGAGCGTCTGGAAAAAGGGACGATTTATTA from Aureispira anguillae encodes:
- a CDS encoding DUF3137 domain-containing protein codes for the protein MKSLNDIRRQITPALHSVEQFRTDQLETIRREKQWFVLPIIIFCAALWATFLGYILLVVMLVVSGFLVFVWIGIFKIEPQRLTYVNHFKMEAFSAFVKMLYPNTYYAPSNYLPSVLFSKSKLFGSYTSYSGKDYFEGQTDNACSFKFSELDVTNVHSDTKNELGNTTTILFKGMFFVLDVSHYMNGYTQILPTSTEHNLEGIEHFIPKKIGDFFKREAMIDMEEHPEFGEEFVVYSKDEKEAFRILTPNLLKAIYDLRYKWKASLSISFIERQIYIALPHNKNLFYPDIRRSILKDTALEEIYDELGLCFAVIEDLSQEHQPSENWEQLNNINYKTGYSKNNPFLM
- a CDS encoding DUF3137 domain-containing protein, whose amino-acid sequence is MDTLDEYQEQIQPILQKLEKLRLEQLAKTKEFQVYYLLPALLTIIAIPVYWKINPVMAFVIFGIAVAVGIQIATNTVSQPSQDYLNKFKKQIFTTFAKTYFSKISYQIEKKVSPKVFLNSELFEQTPSDYNGKDCFRGKTKEGYKFQFSEITAHKEDKLLFDGLFFELEMPTNFQSKVLVLPNKGKRSPKKVQTLEQLSLKGLTADGDLVAVANVYPKFEKDFVVYSHSKEMAYYILTPPIIEGIYAIYQKWNLKPQISFINNRIYVAIAAKYETYLPNIHTSLVENAALIELLQELSATFEVINHLCVASAAPPEDLPENEDNSSANDDFPSLED